The following proteins are encoded in a genomic region of Amphiura filiformis chromosome 11, Afil_fr2py, whole genome shotgun sequence:
- the LOC140164539 gene encoding development-specific protein LVN1.2-like, whose product MLHIRLIVVVAITATAIAQAAEPKKCCYPDQFTMFQGSTTAGFMVDQKIPVAFSGAQQTAFDYTNKRYGTFGNYTFFTGQDSQSFRTVTDLTKKLTWQIDLTKKQCIHAPATDFPTYRCIPENATYIGKSYFGDKGVYFDTWWFTLTVSDPKTTGTASISVDTDNGCIPISGSFNGKITSGGVTQDIVSTNGNMNFEHGIRDPDKYFKLPDYCKQDTEES is encoded by the exons ATGCTTCATATACGCTTAATAGTTGTAGTCGCTATCACAGCGACGGCGATAGCACAGGCAGCAGAGCCAAAGAAATGTTGTTATCCTGATCAATTTACTATGTTTCAAG GTTCCACAACAGCCGGCTTCATGGTAGACCAGAAAATTCCAGTGGCTTTCTCCGGGGCACAACAGACTGCATTCGACTACACAAATAAGCGGTATGGAACATTTGGTAATTATACATTCTTCACAGGACAAGACTCCCAGAGCTTTAGAACAGTTACTGACCTGACGAAG AAACTGACATGGCAAATTGATCTTACCAAGAAACAATGTATACATGCACCAGCGACTGACTTCCCAACTTACAGATGCATACCAG AGAATGCAACTTACATTGGTAAGTCTTACTTCGGCGACAAGGGCGTGTATTTTGACACATGGTGGTTTACACTGACGGTATCGGACCCGAAGACCACTGGTACAGCCAGCATATCTGTAGACACTGATAATGGCTGCATTCCTATTAGTGGaagtttcaatgggaagattacaTCTGGAGGAGTCACAC AAGACATAGTTTCAACGAATGGGAATATGAATTTTGAACACGGTATTCGTGATCCTGATAAATACTTCAAATTACCTGACTACTGCAAACAGGATACCGAG GAATCATGA